In one Pseudodesulfovibrio tunisiensis genomic region, the following are encoded:
- a CDS encoding rhodanese-related (seleno)protein, with translation MPLLAPAQEEVARISPEETAALLDSPDVTIIDVRALRDWNSGDAMIRGAIRRDPAKARDWGRDLDRDREIILYCAUHNEYTSVRVALRLMRMGLTNVKVLKGGWEEWEKRRLPTQPRE, from the coding sequence ATGCCGCTGCTGGCCCCGGCTCAGGAGGAGGTGGCGCGCATCTCTCCGGAGGAGACCGCAGCACTGCTCGATTCCCCGGACGTGACCATCATCGATGTGCGGGCCCTGCGCGACTGGAACTCCGGCGATGCCATGATTCGCGGGGCGATCCGTCGCGATCCGGCCAAGGCCCGGGACTGGGGGCGGGATTTGGACAGGGACCGGGAGATCATTCTCTACTGCGCCTGACACAATGAGTACACCAGCGTCCGGGTGGCGCTGCGGCTCATGCGCATGGGGCTGACCAACGTGAAGGTCCTGAAGGGCGGATGGGAGGAATGGGAGAAGAGAAGGCTGCCGACCCAGCCTCGGGAATAG
- a CDS encoding exodeoxyribonuclease III, translating into MIIYSWNVNGYRAVIKKNFREWLAACGGDVIMLQETKAEPEQIPEADREPEAYPFRYWNWSKGKKGYSGTSAFARVQPLAVDYGLPGEAYQGEGRVIRMEYEAFHLLNIYFPNGQMSDERLAFKMGFYDDFLAYAEELRKTKPVVVGGDFNTAHTEIDLKNPRSNAERSGFLPEERAWIDTFISHGYVDSFRMFEPGPHHYSWWSYRFNARKNNAGWRIDYFFVSEELRDRVTRAWIEPDVMGSDHCPIGIELDV; encoded by the coding sequence ATGATCATCTATTCCTGGAACGTGAACGGCTACCGCGCCGTAATCAAGAAGAACTTTCGCGAGTGGCTGGCAGCCTGCGGCGGCGACGTGATCATGCTGCAGGAAACCAAGGCCGAGCCGGAACAGATTCCCGAGGCGGACCGCGAGCCGGAAGCCTATCCCTTTCGCTACTGGAACTGGTCCAAGGGAAAGAAGGGATATTCCGGCACCAGCGCCTTTGCCCGCGTGCAGCCTCTGGCCGTGGACTACGGTCTGCCCGGTGAAGCATATCAGGGCGAGGGGCGCGTCATCCGCATGGAATACGAGGCGTTCCATCTTCTGAACATCTATTTTCCCAACGGCCAGATGTCGGATGAGCGGCTTGCTTTCAAGATGGGCTTCTATGACGATTTTCTGGCTTATGCTGAGGAATTGCGCAAGACCAAGCCCGTGGTTGTTGGCGGGGATTTCAACACCGCGCATACCGAAATCGATCTCAAGAACCCCAGGTCCAATGCGGAACGCTCCGGGTTCCTGCCCGAGGAACGCGCGTGGATCGACACGTTCATCAGCCATGGATACGTGGATTCCTTCCGCATGTTCGAACCCGGGCCGCATCACTATTCATGGTGGTCCTACCGCTTCAACGCGCGCAAGAACAACGCGGGGTGGCGCATCGACTACTTTTTCGTGTCCGAGGAACTGCGTGACAGGGTGACGCGCGCATGGATCGAGCCCGATGTCATGGGTTCGGATCATTGTCCCATCGGCATAGAACTGGACGTGTAG
- a CDS encoding NAD(P)/FAD-dependent oxidoreductase, producing MLAPCPPAAYNRAMPIFDVAILGAGASGLYCAIHAARRGLRIVVLDHAPKTARKVRVSGGGRCNFTNLATGPDNFLCANPHFVKSALARHTPWDVVSFFAEHGLSYEEKAAGQLFCTEGAGKIAGTLTDQAHKAGADIRLNTRITDLNPGEPFSVSGIRAHKVVMALGGPSWPAIGATRLALDLAKALNLDVITPRPALVPLLLSGTDASLCRSLAGTALPASVTCNGNTFTDDLLFTHKGISGPAVLQASSYWQPGQSVVVNLLPTQDMEAVLTEAHASKTLLRNFLATILPKRLAPALLPPDLADMPVNQLSTAHSKRIAALIHHWEFVPARTEGYAKAEVTAGGINTDQFSSKTFECKSIPGLYAIGECLDVTGHLGGHNLQWAWSSAWACAQAL from the coding sequence ATGCTTGCACCCTGTCCGCCCGCAGCCTACAACCGGGCCATGCCAATCTTCGACGTAGCCATTCTCGGGGCCGGAGCCTCCGGCCTGTACTGCGCCATCCACGCGGCCCGGCGCGGCCTGCGCATCGTGGTGCTCGACCACGCGCCCAAAACCGCACGCAAGGTTCGCGTGTCCGGCGGCGGCCGCTGCAACTTCACCAACCTCGCCACCGGGCCGGACAATTTCCTGTGCGCCAATCCGCACTTCGTGAAATCCGCACTCGCCCGGCACACGCCGTGGGATGTGGTCTCCTTTTTCGCGGAGCACGGCCTGTCATACGAGGAAAAGGCCGCAGGCCAGCTTTTCTGCACCGAAGGAGCAGGCAAGATCGCCGGAACCCTCACGGATCAGGCGCACAAGGCCGGGGCGGACATTCGCCTGAACACAAGGATCACCGATCTGAATCCGGGCGAGCCCTTTTCCGTGTCCGGCATCCGGGCGCACAAGGTCGTCATGGCCCTTGGCGGCCCATCATGGCCCGCCATCGGCGCAACCCGCCTTGCCCTTGATCTGGCAAAAGCCCTGAATCTGGATGTGATCACGCCCCGCCCGGCACTGGTTCCCCTGCTCCTGTCCGGGACGGACGCCTCCCTGTGCCGTTCCCTTGCCGGAACCGCGCTGCCCGCTTCCGTCACCTGCAACGGCAACACCTTCACCGACGACCTGCTCTTCACGCACAAGGGCATTTCCGGTCCGGCCGTGCTTCAGGCGTCCTCGTACTGGCAACCGGGCCAATCCGTGGTCGTGAATCTGCTCCCGACGCAGGACATGGAAGCCGTGCTGACCGAAGCCCATGCGTCCAAGACCCTGCTGCGCAATTTTCTGGCAACCATTCTGCCCAAGCGGCTGGCCCCGGCCCTGCTGCCGCCCGATCTCGCGGACATGCCCGTGAACCAGCTTTCCACCGCGCACAGCAAACGCATCGCCGCGCTGATCCACCACTGGGAGTTCGTGCCCGCACGCACCGAAGGCTATGCCAAGGCCGAAGTCACGGCAGGCGGCATCAACACCGATCAATTCTCGTCCAAGACATTCGAATGCAAAAGCATCCCGGGCCTGTACGCCATCGGCGAATGTCTCGACGTGACCGGGCACCTCGGCGGACACAATCTGCAATGGGCCTGGAGTTCGGCATGGGCCTGCGCACAGGCCTTGTAG
- a CDS encoding tetratricopeptide repeat protein codes for MADRHQRLLWDFLENRQGTLVCVSDDATFARSLRNIVTHILGIRRECQFTYQSPQAALERIRQLAAESVPCVALVERMFGASTSTGFVQRLGREHPETCVVLLTWEARSDAVAYLFELGVDNVICKPASADRIIEQLAQCISPPGELKSHMERCRRLIDTDNPDEALEVTDRILMLKPDSARGLCLRADALLAMGETDKAARAYIDAHENNPLYLRPLKKLAGIFKDMDDDKALTYLKELDAISPLNPDRKLEIAEVHLRRDEPEQAEEYLDQSVEMATRENADMLGEVAERIADIVAGEAPALAEKYLNNVIRAKRGQSVDDLILYNRLGIVLRSQGKWREAVDVYRKALRISPKDAVLHYNLGLALHEGGERMRALECFEKTLEIDPDFHKEHDVVAFNMGSLYLDLRMYEDALPFLEHAVELAPDNAAASHKLKQVRAVLEKYR; via the coding sequence ATGGCGGACAGGCACCAGAGACTGTTGTGGGATTTTCTGGAAAACAGACAGGGCACACTGGTCTGCGTCTCGGATGATGCGACCTTTGCCCGGTCCCTGCGCAACATCGTCACCCACATTCTGGGCATTCGGCGGGAATGCCAGTTCACCTATCAGTCTCCACAGGCCGCGCTGGAGCGCATCCGGCAGCTTGCCGCGGAATCCGTTCCCTGCGTGGCTCTGGTGGAACGCATGTTCGGCGCGTCCACAAGCACCGGGTTCGTGCAACGGCTGGGCCGGGAGCATCCGGAAACATGCGTGGTGCTTCTGACATGGGAAGCCAGAAGCGATGCCGTGGCCTATCTGTTCGAGCTGGGCGTGGACAACGTGATCTGCAAGCCCGCGTCAGCAGACCGCATCATCGAACAGTTGGCCCAGTGCATATCTCCGCCCGGCGAACTCAAGTCGCACATGGAACGATGCCGCAGACTCATTGATACCGACAACCCGGACGAAGCGCTGGAAGTCACGGACCGCATCCTGATGCTCAAGCCGGACAGTGCACGCGGACTGTGTCTGCGCGCGGACGCGCTCCTTGCCATGGGCGAGACCGACAAGGCAGCCCGCGCCTACATCGATGCCCACGAAAACAATCCCCTGTACCTCAGGCCGCTCAAGAAACTGGCCGGGATATTCAAGGACATGGACGATGACAAGGCGCTGACCTACCTCAAGGAACTGGACGCCATCTCGCCGCTCAACCCGGACCGCAAGCTGGAGATAGCCGAGGTGCATCTGCGCCGGGACGAGCCGGAGCAGGCCGAGGAATACCTTGACCAGAGTGTGGAAATGGCCACCCGCGAGAACGCGGACATGCTCGGCGAGGTGGCGGAACGCATCGCGGACATCGTGGCGGGCGAGGCCCCGGCTCTGGCGGAAAAATACCTGAACAACGTGATCCGGGCCAAGCGCGGCCAGAGCGTGGACGACCTGATCCTGTACAACAGGCTGGGCATCGTGCTGCGCAGTCAGGGCAAATGGCGAGAGGCCGTGGACGTGTACCGCAAGGCCCTGCGCATCAGCCCGAAGGACGCGGTTCTGCACTACAATCTGGGCCTTGCCCTGCACGAGGGCGGAGAACGCATGCGCGCCCTGGAATGCTTCGAGAAGACGCTGGAAATCGATCCCGACTTCCACAAGGAGCATGACGTGGTGGCCTTCAACATGGGCTCCCTGTATCTGGACCTGCGCATGTACGAGGACGCGCTTCCCTTTCTGGAGCATGCCGTGGAACTGGCCCCGGACAATGCCGCGGCCTCGCACAAGCTGAAACAGGTCCGCGCCGTGCTTGAAAAATACCGGTAA
- the phrB gene encoding deoxyribodipyrimidine photo-lyase, with protein MTKTRSILLRDGTGESGPVVYWMHREHRARDNWGLLRAQRMALKRLVPVCVVYGLSPAFLEAGPRQFRFLVRGLEETAKTLEDNNIPFLLRLDSPDRAVPELCRELRASAVVTDFDPLRLKRDWVASVLRDVPVPVWETDSRNLVPCRAASDKREYMARTIRPKIHRNLPDFLVEPPGLVRHPFPLESRPASATWEQALEHAANLSGIDRDIPFEPGEDAARSRLDTFIATRLNRYGKGRNVPTDPVVSGLSPYLHFGQISSLRAALEVMQSGADQQSVDAFIEEMIVRRELADNFCLHSPDYDSVTCFPQWAQDSLDAHRDDPRPHLYSLEEFERGMTHDPLWNAAQTEMVRTGYMHGYMRMYWAKKILEWTESPEQAMQFAILLNDRYQLDGRDSNGYTGIAWSIGGVHDRAWKERPVFGKIRFMSYNGAKSKFRIQQYIDAQMQPGLMNGF; from the coding sequence ATGACGAAAACACGATCCATACTACTCAGGGACGGGACCGGGGAATCCGGGCCTGTTGTCTACTGGATGCACCGGGAGCACCGCGCCCGGGACAACTGGGGGCTGTTGCGCGCCCAGCGCATGGCGCTGAAGCGACTGGTGCCCGTATGCGTGGTCTACGGCCTTTCCCCGGCATTTCTGGAGGCCGGTCCCCGCCAGTTCCGATTTCTGGTTCGCGGTCTGGAAGAGACCGCCAAGACGTTGGAAGACAACAACATTCCGTTCCTGCTCCGATTGGACTCGCCGGACAGGGCCGTGCCCGAACTCTGCCGCGAACTGCGCGCCTCGGCCGTGGTCACGGATTTCGATCCCCTGCGCCTCAAACGCGACTGGGTCGCCAGCGTGCTGCGGGACGTTCCGGTCCCGGTGTGGGAAACCGATTCCCGCAATCTGGTGCCGTGCCGCGCAGCCTCGGACAAGCGGGAATACATGGCCCGTACCATCCGCCCCAAAATCCACCGCAACCTGCCCGACTTTCTCGTGGAACCGCCCGGTCTGGTACGTCATCCCTTCCCCCTGGAATCCCGCCCCGCTTCGGCCACATGGGAGCAGGCGCTGGAACATGCCGCCAATCTGTCCGGAATTGATCGCGACATACCGTTCGAACCGGGCGAGGACGCGGCCCGCAGTCGGCTCGACACCTTCATCGCCACACGCCTGAACCGATATGGCAAGGGGCGCAACGTGCCCACGGACCCGGTTGTGTCCGGCCTGTCCCCGTACCTGCATTTCGGCCAGATATCCTCGTTGCGCGCAGCGCTGGAAGTCATGCAGTCCGGCGCTGACCAGCAGTCCGTGGATGCATTCATCGAGGAAATGATCGTGCGCCGGGAGCTGGCGGACAACTTCTGCCTGCATTCCCCGGACTACGACTCCGTGACGTGCTTTCCCCAGTGGGCGCAGGACTCGCTGGACGCACATCGGGACGATCCACGACCACACCTCTACTCGCTGGAGGAATTCGAACGCGGCATGACCCATGATCCGCTGTGGAACGCAGCCCAGACCGAAATGGTCCGCACCGGATACATGCACGGCTACATGCGCATGTACTGGGCCAAGAAGATTCTGGAGTGGACCGAATCACCGGAACAGGCCATGCAATTCGCCATTCTGCTCAACGACCGCTATCAGCTCGACGGCCGGGATTCCAACGGCTACACCGGCATAGCCTGGTCCATCGGCGGTGTGCACGACCGGGCATGGAAGGAACGTCCGGTGTTCGGCAAGATCCGGTTCATGAGCTACAACGGCGCGAAATCCAAGTTCAGGATTCAGCAGTACATCGACGCACAGATGCAGCCCGGACTCATGAACGGCTTCTGA
- a CDS encoding THUMP domain-containing class I SAM-dependent RNA methyltransferase has translation MSLFDKKGPILVTCPKAMPPYLQAELEALGMPHPEPLDAGVLTKGTLMDCMRLNLHVRTGHRVLFELASFQAFGPDDLHREVRAYPWETVMDPDGYFSVSASIRDTEVNDSRFAGLRVKDGVADRFMEKFDRRPDSGPDQARGVNLFLHWRGARATLYLDTSGEPLPRRGYRKRPHTAPMQETLAAACILASTWPEIARTGGHFIAPMCGSGTLVIEAALLAMNGAPGLLREHFSFMHLKGYNPKRFQHLVDQAEDGETPDIPGRIIATDIDPAAMEAARANAEAAGVAHCIEFRTCDFRETEIPDGPGVIMLNPEYGERLGDERELVDTYKAIGDFFKSHCQGKTGYIFTGNLKLAKRVGLRTSRRLPFWNAKIECRLLEYELYAGSRKAGKE, from the coding sequence ATGTCTCTTTTCGACAAAAAAGGCCCGATTCTCGTTACCTGTCCCAAGGCCATGCCCCCGTATCTTCAGGCTGAACTGGAGGCGCTGGGCATGCCGCATCCCGAACCTCTGGACGCGGGTGTGCTCACCAAGGGAACGCTCATGGACTGCATGCGTCTGAATCTGCACGTGCGCACCGGACACCGCGTGCTCTTCGAGCTCGCCTCGTTTCAGGCTTTTGGCCCGGACGATCTGCATCGCGAGGTGCGTGCCTATCCGTGGGAAACCGTGATGGACCCGGACGGCTATTTTTCCGTGTCCGCCAGCATCCGCGACACCGAGGTCAACGACTCCCGGTTCGCAGGCCTGCGCGTCAAGGACGGCGTGGCCGACCGGTTCATGGAAAAGTTCGACCGCAGGCCGGATTCTGGCCCGGATCAGGCCCGGGGCGTGAATCTGTTCCTGCACTGGCGCGGCGCCAGAGCCACCCTGTATCTGGACACTTCGGGCGAACCGCTGCCCCGGCGCGGCTATCGCAAACGGCCGCACACGGCGCCTATGCAGGAAACGCTTGCCGCGGCCTGCATTCTGGCCTCCACATGGCCGGAAATCGCCCGCACCGGCGGGCATTTCATCGCGCCCATGTGCGGTTCGGGCACGCTGGTCATCGAGGCCGCGCTGCTGGCCATGAACGGTGCGCCCGGCCTGCTGCGCGAACATTTCTCCTTCATGCATCTCAAGGGCTACAATCCCAAGCGGTTCCAGCATCTCGTGGATCAGGCCGAGGATGGCGAGACTCCGGATATCCCGGGCCGCATCATCGCCACGGATATCGACCCCGCCGCCATGGAGGCCGCGCGTGCCAATGCCGAGGCCGCTGGCGTGGCCCACTGCATCGAGTTCAGGACCTGCGATTTCCGGGAAACCGAAATTCCGGACGGACCGGGCGTGATCATGCTCAACCCGGAATACGGGGAACGGCTCGGCGATGAAAGGGAACTCGTCGATACCTACAAGGCCATCGGCGATTTCTTCAAGAGCCATTGTCAGGGCAAGACCGGCTACATCTTCACCGGCAACCTCAAGCTCGCCAAGCGCGTCGGTCTGCGTACCAGCCGTCGCCTCCCGTTCTGGAACGCCAAGATCGAATGCCGACTGCTGGAATACGAACTCTACGCCGGTTCCCGAAAGGCGGGAAAAGAGTAG
- a CDS encoding MOFRL family protein, translating to MHQKDIPLFRPNAALTSVAPDRAVGNPLRADGEPRVSGLCAGTVGTDGPTDAAGGFALPNSLQRARNAGFSRAAHLDNNDFYPLLKASGDLLVAGSTRTNVMDLAAILVN from the coding sequence ATGCACCAAAAGGACATTCCCCTTTTCAGGCCGAATGCTGCCCTGACCTCCGTGGCACCGGACCGGGCAGTTGGCAATCCTTTGCGTGCGGACGGCGAGCCACGCGTGTCCGGCCTGTGCGCAGGCACGGTTGGTACCGACGGCCCCACTGACGCGGCAGGCGGATTCGCCTTGCCGAATTCCCTTCAGCGTGCGCGAAACGCGGGATTTTCCCGGGCTGCGCATCTGGACAACAATGACTTCTACCCCTTGCTCAAGGCTTCCGGCGATCTGCTGGTTGCGGGCTCGACCCGAACCAACGTCATGGACCTTGCCGCAATACTGGTGAACTGA
- the cydB gene encoding cytochrome d ubiquinol oxidase subunit II encodes METMNYTFLQAIWFVLWGLLWAVYFILDGFDLGVGTLMPFLARNEQEKRVMYNATGPFWDGNEVWLIAAGGVTFAAFPYAYAQMFSGLYVPLMLLLFALIIRGVSFEFRSKVDNENWKRTWDFCQIAGSFLPALLLGVAFANIFRGLPLDETGFNTATIIGLLNPYGLAGGLMFVLMFVMHGALWLAIRATGDLKTRSENLAVKLWPIQVVATVLFLAFTALETQLFGNYFLYPFLLVILALPVGGLVLMRTWMGARKWWLAWGASAAYIGGVAAFGLGGIFPAIIPSNPNPGNSLTIMNSASSPLTLKIMLGVALVFVPLVIGYQFWAYRTFAHPVGESDIHY; translated from the coding sequence ATGGAAACCATGAACTATACATTCCTTCAGGCGATCTGGTTCGTCCTGTGGGGCTTGCTGTGGGCCGTGTACTTCATCCTGGACGGCTTCGACCTCGGCGTGGGCACGCTCATGCCCTTTCTGGCGAGAAACGAGCAGGAAAAACGCGTCATGTACAACGCCACCGGCCCGTTCTGGGACGGCAATGAAGTCTGGCTCATCGCGGCGGGCGGCGTGACCTTTGCGGCGTTTCCCTATGCCTATGCCCAGATGTTCAGCGGGTTGTACGTGCCGCTCATGCTGCTGCTCTTTGCCCTGATCATCCGGGGCGTGTCCTTCGAGTTCCGGTCCAAGGTGGACAACGAGAACTGGAAAAGAACATGGGATTTCTGCCAGATTGCAGGCAGCTTCCTTCCGGCCCTGCTGCTGGGCGTGGCCTTTGCCAACATCTTCCGGGGCCTGCCTCTGGACGAGACCGGATTCAACACCGCCACCATCATCGGTCTGCTCAATCCCTACGGACTGGCCGGCGGCCTGATGTTCGTGCTCATGTTCGTGATGCACGGCGCGCTCTGGCTCGCCATCCGCGCCACGGGCGACCTCAAGACGCGATCCGAGAATCTGGCCGTGAAGCTCTGGCCTATTCAGGTGGTGGCCACGGTCCTGTTTCTGGCCTTCACTGCGCTGGAAACCCAGCTCTTCGGCAACTACTTCCTGTACCCGTTCCTGCTCGTGATCCTTGCCCTGCCCGTGGGCGGGCTGGTGCTCATGCGCACATGGATGGGCGCGCGCAAGTGGTGGCTGGCATGGGGCGCTTCCGCAGCCTATATCGGCGGCGTGGCCGCATTCGGGCTGGGCGGCATATTCCCGGCCATCATTCCGTCCAACCCGAATCCCGGCAACAGCCTGACCATCATGAATTCCGCGTCCAGCCCGCTGACCCTGAAGATCATGCTCGGCGTGGCGCTGGTGTTCGTGCCTCTGGTCATCGGCTACCAGTTCTGGGCCTACAGGACCTTTGCCCATCCCGTGGGCGAGTCGGACATCCATTACTAG
- a CDS encoding tetratricopeptide repeat protein, whose product MPDKKYDAIVYDFFEKEGGTLVLVTQDLLFRKMLQSTIQKTLSIKSDSLSAFENVQPALKRIKDCTSKNIPIIMVIERLLSDRPTTDTIITLKKLLPETKVIVLVGETRRENIAYFYEIGVNNVISKPASVNNIIEKLAFTIKPQGKLSELMHKGKQLLAEGKLKEVLGIAQSILKIKPNSPAGLMLQGDVFLEAGHSDKAIASYLKAHESSRLYLEPLKKLANVYKDIDEDKYLEYMKRLDRLSPLNTERKTDIGAVHLKRNDVGTAEKYFDQAIETATREAMSMVGSVAERISETVSRVSPRMSEKYLAQVIESKGANLTKDDLVLFNKLGIALRGQGKWREAIENYTRALKISPNDEGLHYNMGMAYYDGGEKRMALKCFEEALKHNPALHKDSEVASVNIGALYVELRHYEDALPFFENALRLNPNNATAKRRLDTIRKALA is encoded by the coding sequence ATGCCCGACAAGAAATATGATGCCATAGTCTATGATTTTTTCGAAAAGGAAGGCGGCACCCTGGTGCTTGTCACGCAGGATCTGCTTTTTCGAAAAATGCTGCAGTCCACCATCCAGAAAACCCTGAGCATCAAAAGCGACAGCCTGTCCGCCTTCGAGAACGTGCAGCCGGCACTCAAGCGGATCAAGGACTGCACGTCAAAAAACATCCCCATCATCATGGTCATCGAGCGGCTGCTTTCCGACCGCCCCACCACGGACACCATCATCACCCTGAAGAAACTGCTGCCCGAAACCAAAGTCATTGTGCTGGTGGGCGAGACCCGACGCGAAAACATCGCATATTTCTACGAAATCGGCGTGAACAACGTCATTTCCAAACCCGCGTCCGTGAACAACATCATCGAAAAGCTGGCCTTCACCATCAAGCCGCAGGGCAAGCTCTCGGAACTCATGCACAAGGGCAAGCAGCTTCTGGCCGAAGGCAAGCTCAAGGAAGTGCTGGGCATTGCCCAGTCCATCCTGAAGATCAAGCCCAACAGCCCTGCCGGACTCATGCTTCAGGGCGATGTGTTTCTGGAGGCGGGGCACTCGGACAAGGCCATTGCCAGTTATCTCAAGGCCCATGAAAGCTCGCGCCTCTATCTTGAGCCCCTCAAGAAGCTTGCCAATGTCTACAAGGACATTGATGAGGACAAGTATCTCGAATACATGAAAAGACTTGACAGGCTCAGTCCCCTGAACACGGAACGCAAGACCGACATCGGTGCAGTGCACCTCAAGCGCAACGACGTGGGCACGGCCGAAAAGTATTTCGATCAGGCCATCGAGACCGCGACCCGGGAAGCCATGAGCATGGTCGGTTCGGTTGCGGAACGCATTTCCGAGACCGTGTCCAGGGTCTCCCCGCGCATGAGCGAAAAATACCTTGCCCAGGTCATCGAATCCAAGGGCGCGAACCTGACCAAGGACGATCTGGTGCTCTTCAACAAGCTGGGAATCGCGTTGCGCGGTCAGGGCAAATGGCGCGAAGCCATCGAGAATTACACCCGGGCGCTCAAGATTTCCCCGAACGACGAGGGCCTGCACTACAACATGGGCATGGCCTACTATGACGGCGGAGAGAAACGCATGGCGCTCAAGTGCTTCGAGGAGGCGCTCAAGCACAATCCGGCCCTGCACAAGGACAGCGAGGTCGCATCCGTGAACATCGGCGCCCTGTATGTGGAACTGCGCCACTACGAGGATGCGCTTCCCTTCTTTGAAAACGCCCTGCGCCTGAATCCGAACAATGCCACAGCCAAGCGCAGGCTGGATACCATCAGGAAGGCACTGGCCTGA